Proteins encoded together in one Xyrauchen texanus isolate HMW12.3.18 chromosome 50, RBS_HiC_50CHRs, whole genome shotgun sequence window:
- the LOC127641026 gene encoding zinc finger RNA-binding protein-like isoform X2, whose amino-acid sequence MMAASNYYGFTHAASAAAGPQYSTQPPPPAYSHPTTGSYNVQPAPGVAHAVTASYPAATAQPVRPAVTAPYPTYQPIAAPNYAYRQPEPSQQPTTTPQSYQVLPEPTIQENYTYGQPPAVSSYENKQYFQTSITPAQRTATEAYFQSGLKSGYTPASTAYSQPPVQRQVATLKPPPAPGSVSSSYSIYPTSTSVQQPPTPISTYTPSSTFNSTAATSYSAVLSYSSYDSSIYTSTPSYFQPAQLAQPQPQQPPQQQQTQQAPKPLSNSSWSNARSSVVSSPIVNTYKKPMFHQSKIQKPKGPPKQPQLHYCDICKISCAGPQTYREHLDGQKHKKKEAAQKSGSQVTNGPRGIQTQLRCELCDVSCTGTDAYAAHIRGAKHQKVVKLHTKLGKPIPSTEPVFVSSASVTTTMTTGKTAAATATAPTPTAVLRKTPVATPSKATPPPVKKPAPVKVTVTATKTSSAAPVKIEEVKPLMMKMDPMSDDEDGDSTGPQGDIQPVGHDYVEEVRNDDGKVIRFHCKLCECSFNDPNAKDMHLKGRRHRLQYKKKVNPDLPVEIKLSNRARKLLEVKLRKQKQKSVLKRQQEDEQRWHMEMRRYEEDLYWRRLEEDQLYWGEGQKYRMAPPPLMGRPSVPVPPLLPVRRPDSPDDRHIMAKHSAIYPMEEELQAVQRIVSHSERALKLVSDSLLEEAASTSDDITDKPSEPQARVLKGVMRVGSLAKGLLLRGDRNVQLILLAARKPTVLLLKNVAEQLPKQLASFSEDQYEVQVHTEESSIIILSSKEPKMQVTISLTSPVMREDPAPNMEKVPEKDPPDVLNRTKCLEYLAALRHAKWFQARANGLQSCVIIIRILRDLCQRVPTWGKMPDWAMELLVEKAISSASGPLSPGEALRRVLESIATGILLPDGPGLLDPCEKGQTDVLGSLSEQSREDVTMSAQHALRLLAFRQIHEVLGMGSLPVSKSGARNRKRRREGSDNGEGEGEAKKDKKEDSQNA is encoded by the exons GGATTTACACATGCAGCTTCTGCAGCCGCCGGACCGCAGTACAG CACCCAGCCGCCGCCCCCTGCGTATTCCCACCCAACCACAGGCAGCTATAACGTTCAGCCCGCTCCTGGAGTGGCCCACGCTGTCACAGCCTCATACCCTGCAGCTACTGCCCAACCTGTTCGGCCTGCAGTGACCGCCCCCTACCCCACCTACCAGCCCATTGCTGCCCCGAACTACGCCTATCGCCAGCCCGAACCTTCCCAGCAACCGACGACCACCCCTCAAAGTTACCAGGTGTTACCCGAACCG acTATACAGGAGAATTATACTTACGGGCAACCACCAGCAGTCAGCAGTTACGAGAACAAGCAGTACTTTCAAACGAGCATCACACCTGCGCAACGAACCGCAACTGAGGCCTACTTCCAATCAG GCCTGAAAAGTGGCTACACTCCTGCGAGCACGGCGTACAGTCAGCCTCCGGTTCAAAGACAGGTTGCAACTCTGAAACCGCCACCTGCTCCTGGTTCAGTGTCCTCAAGCTACTCAATCTACCCCACGTCAACCAGCGTTCAGCAACCTCCAACCCCCATATCCACTTACACACCCAGTTCTACTTTCAACTCTACAGCGGCTACATCTTACTCTG CTGTTCTTAGCTATTCCAGCTATGACTCCAGCATTTACACGTCCACACCGTCGTACTTCCAGCCTGCACAGCTAGCCCAGCCGCAACCGCAGCAGCCTCCCCAACAGCAGCAAACACAACAAGCACCCAAACCGCTCAGCAACTCGTCCTGGAGCAACGCCAGGAGCAGTGTAGTCTCCAGTCCCATTGTGAACACCTACAAGAAGCCCATGTTCCACCAGAGCAAGATCCAGAAACCCAAAGGCCCACCAAAACAACCACAGCTGCACTACTGTGATATCTGCAAGATAAGCTGCGCTGGGCCACAG ACATATCGAGAGCACCTGGATGGTCAGAAGCACAAGAAGAAAGAAGCGGCGCAGAAGAGCGGAAGTCAGGTGACCAACGGGCCTCGCGGCATCCAGACACAGCTGCGCTGTGAGTTGTGTGACGTCTCGTGCACCGGCACGGATGCTTATGCCGCACACATCCGCGGAGCCAAGCACCAAAAG GTGGTGAAGTTacacaccaagcttggcaaacctATACCTTCCACAGAGCCAGTTTTCGTAAGCTCTGCCTCTGTTACCACAACGATGACGACTGGCAAAACAGCGGCTGCCACGGCAACAGCTCCAACCCCGACTGCTGTGCTGCGAAAGACGCCAGTGGCAACTCCTTCCAAAGCCACGCCACCTCCTGTGAAAAAACCCGCCCCTGTTAAAGTCACCGTTACTG CGactaaaacatcttcagcagctCCTGTAAAGATTGAGGAGGTGAAGCCACTCATGATGAAGATGGACCCGATGAGTGATGATGAGGATGGTGACAGTACAGGACCTCAGGGAGACATTCAGCCTGTGGGACACGATTATGTAGAAGAG GTTCGTAATGATGATGGTAAGGTGATTCGCTTCCACTGCAAACTGTGTGAATGCAGTTTTAACGACCCCAACGCTAAAGACATGCACCTGAAGGGCCGCAGACACAGGCTGCAGTATAAG AAAAAAGTGAATCCAGACCTCCCAGTGGAGATCAAGCTCAGTAATCGAGCTCGTAAACTTCTAGAAGTCAAACTGcggaaacagaaacagaaatcTGTGCTGAAGAGACAACAAGAGGACGAGCAGCGCTGGCACATGGAAATGAG GAGGTACGAGGAGGACCTGTACTGGAGGAGGCTGGAGGAGGATCAGTTATACTGGGGGGAGGGGCAGAAATATAGAATGGCCCCGCCCCCTCTCATGGGCCGGCCCAGCGTGCCCGTGCCCCCCCTACTG CCGGTTCGGAGGCCGGACTCACCCGATGACCGCCACATCATGGCCAAACATTCCGCCATCTACCCCATGGAGGAGGAACTTCAGGCCGTGCAGCGAATCGTGTCGCATTCTGAGCGCGCTCTCAAGCTGGTGTCTGATTCGCTGCTGGAGGAGGCGGCGTCCACCTCAGACGACATCACAGACAAACC CTCGGAGCCTCAGGCTCGTGTTCTGAAAGGAGTGATGCGTGTGGGAAGCCTCGCTAAAGGTCTTCTTCTGCGCGGTGACCGCAACGTCCAACTCATCCTTCTTGCGGCCAGGAAACCAACTGTATTGTTGCTGAAAAACGTCGCGGAACAGCTGCCCAAACAACTAGCG AGCTTTTCTGAAGATCAGTATGAGGTGCAGGTGCACACTGAAGAATCCAGCATCATCATTTTATCAAGCAAGGAACCAAAAATGCAGGTCACCATCTCTCTAACGTCACCAGTGATGCGTGAAGACCCCGCCCCCAACATGGAGAAAG TTCCAGAAAAGGACCCTCCAGATGTTCTCAACAGGACCAAGTGCCTCGAGTATCTAGCGGCTCTCCGTCATGCTAAATGGTTTCAG GCTCGGGCTAACGGTCTTCAGTCCTGTGTGATCATTATTCGCATTCTGCGTGACCTGTGTCAACGTGTACCTACCTGGGGCAAGATGCCTGACTGG GCCATGGAGCTGTTGGTAGAAAAGGCCATTAGCAGTGCGTCAGGACCCCTCAGTCCTGGAGAAGCTCTGCGGAGAGTTCTGGAATCCATCGCCACTGGAATCCTCCTACCAG ATGGTCCTGGTCTTCTTGACCCTTGTGAGAAAGGTCAAACAGATGTTCTGGGGAGCTTGTCGGAACAATCCAGAGAGGATGTGACCATGAGTGCCCAG CACGCATTGCGACTGCTGGCCTTCCGTCAAATCCACGAAGTTCTCGGGATGGGCTCCTTACCCGTCTCCAAATCTGGAGCTCGAAACCGCAAGAGACGAAGAGAAGGCAGTGACAACGGAGAGGGAGAAGGCGaagcaaaaaaagacaaaaaggaagATTCTCAAAATGCTTGA
- the LOC127641026 gene encoding zinc finger RNA-binding protein-like isoform X1, translating to MMAASNYYGFTHAASAAAGPQYSTQPPPPAYSHPTTGSYNVQPAPGVAHAVTASYPAATAQPVRPAVTAPYPTYQPIAAPNYAYRQPEPSQQPTTTPQSYQVLPEPVSFTIQENYTYGQPPAVSSYENKQYFQTSITPAQRTATEAYFQSGLKSGYTPASTAYSQPPVQRQVATLKPPPAPGSVSSSYSIYPTSTSVQQPPTPISTYTPSSTFNSTAATSYSAVLSYSSYDSSIYTSTPSYFQPAQLAQPQPQQPPQQQQTQQAPKPLSNSSWSNARSSVVSSPIVNTYKKPMFHQSKIQKPKGPPKQPQLHYCDICKISCAGPQTYREHLDGQKHKKKEAAQKSGSQVTNGPRGIQTQLRCELCDVSCTGTDAYAAHIRGAKHQKVVKLHTKLGKPIPSTEPVFVSSASVTTTMTTGKTAAATATAPTPTAVLRKTPVATPSKATPPPVKKPAPVKVTVTATKTSSAAPVKIEEVKPLMMKMDPMSDDEDGDSTGPQGDIQPVGHDYVEEVRNDDGKVIRFHCKLCECSFNDPNAKDMHLKGRRHRLQYKKKVNPDLPVEIKLSNRARKLLEVKLRKQKQKSVLKRQQEDEQRWHMEMRRYEEDLYWRRLEEDQLYWGEGQKYRMAPPPLMGRPSVPVPPLLPVRRPDSPDDRHIMAKHSAIYPMEEELQAVQRIVSHSERALKLVSDSLLEEAASTSDDITDKPSEPQARVLKGVMRVGSLAKGLLLRGDRNVQLILLAARKPTVLLLKNVAEQLPKQLASFSEDQYEVQVHTEESSIIILSSKEPKMQVTISLTSPVMREDPAPNMEKVPEKDPPDVLNRTKCLEYLAALRHAKWFQARANGLQSCVIIIRILRDLCQRVPTWGKMPDWAMELLVEKAISSASGPLSPGEALRRVLESIATGILLPDGPGLLDPCEKGQTDVLGSLSEQSREDVTMSAQHALRLLAFRQIHEVLGMGSLPVSKSGARNRKRRREGSDNGEGEGEAKKDKKEDSQNA from the exons GGATTTACACATGCAGCTTCTGCAGCCGCCGGACCGCAGTACAG CACCCAGCCGCCGCCCCCTGCGTATTCCCACCCAACCACAGGCAGCTATAACGTTCAGCCCGCTCCTGGAGTGGCCCACGCTGTCACAGCCTCATACCCTGCAGCTACTGCCCAACCTGTTCGGCCTGCAGTGACCGCCCCCTACCCCACCTACCAGCCCATTGCTGCCCCGAACTACGCCTATCGCCAGCCCGAACCTTCCCAGCAACCGACGACCACCCCTCAAAGTTACCAGGTGTTACCCGAACCGGTCAGTTTT acTATACAGGAGAATTATACTTACGGGCAACCACCAGCAGTCAGCAGTTACGAGAACAAGCAGTACTTTCAAACGAGCATCACACCTGCGCAACGAACCGCAACTGAGGCCTACTTCCAATCAG GCCTGAAAAGTGGCTACACTCCTGCGAGCACGGCGTACAGTCAGCCTCCGGTTCAAAGACAGGTTGCAACTCTGAAACCGCCACCTGCTCCTGGTTCAGTGTCCTCAAGCTACTCAATCTACCCCACGTCAACCAGCGTTCAGCAACCTCCAACCCCCATATCCACTTACACACCCAGTTCTACTTTCAACTCTACAGCGGCTACATCTTACTCTG CTGTTCTTAGCTATTCCAGCTATGACTCCAGCATTTACACGTCCACACCGTCGTACTTCCAGCCTGCACAGCTAGCCCAGCCGCAACCGCAGCAGCCTCCCCAACAGCAGCAAACACAACAAGCACCCAAACCGCTCAGCAACTCGTCCTGGAGCAACGCCAGGAGCAGTGTAGTCTCCAGTCCCATTGTGAACACCTACAAGAAGCCCATGTTCCACCAGAGCAAGATCCAGAAACCCAAAGGCCCACCAAAACAACCACAGCTGCACTACTGTGATATCTGCAAGATAAGCTGCGCTGGGCCACAG ACATATCGAGAGCACCTGGATGGTCAGAAGCACAAGAAGAAAGAAGCGGCGCAGAAGAGCGGAAGTCAGGTGACCAACGGGCCTCGCGGCATCCAGACACAGCTGCGCTGTGAGTTGTGTGACGTCTCGTGCACCGGCACGGATGCTTATGCCGCACACATCCGCGGAGCCAAGCACCAAAAG GTGGTGAAGTTacacaccaagcttggcaaacctATACCTTCCACAGAGCCAGTTTTCGTAAGCTCTGCCTCTGTTACCACAACGATGACGACTGGCAAAACAGCGGCTGCCACGGCAACAGCTCCAACCCCGACTGCTGTGCTGCGAAAGACGCCAGTGGCAACTCCTTCCAAAGCCACGCCACCTCCTGTGAAAAAACCCGCCCCTGTTAAAGTCACCGTTACTG CGactaaaacatcttcagcagctCCTGTAAAGATTGAGGAGGTGAAGCCACTCATGATGAAGATGGACCCGATGAGTGATGATGAGGATGGTGACAGTACAGGACCTCAGGGAGACATTCAGCCTGTGGGACACGATTATGTAGAAGAG GTTCGTAATGATGATGGTAAGGTGATTCGCTTCCACTGCAAACTGTGTGAATGCAGTTTTAACGACCCCAACGCTAAAGACATGCACCTGAAGGGCCGCAGACACAGGCTGCAGTATAAG AAAAAAGTGAATCCAGACCTCCCAGTGGAGATCAAGCTCAGTAATCGAGCTCGTAAACTTCTAGAAGTCAAACTGcggaaacagaaacagaaatcTGTGCTGAAGAGACAACAAGAGGACGAGCAGCGCTGGCACATGGAAATGAG GAGGTACGAGGAGGACCTGTACTGGAGGAGGCTGGAGGAGGATCAGTTATACTGGGGGGAGGGGCAGAAATATAGAATGGCCCCGCCCCCTCTCATGGGCCGGCCCAGCGTGCCCGTGCCCCCCCTACTG CCGGTTCGGAGGCCGGACTCACCCGATGACCGCCACATCATGGCCAAACATTCCGCCATCTACCCCATGGAGGAGGAACTTCAGGCCGTGCAGCGAATCGTGTCGCATTCTGAGCGCGCTCTCAAGCTGGTGTCTGATTCGCTGCTGGAGGAGGCGGCGTCCACCTCAGACGACATCACAGACAAACC CTCGGAGCCTCAGGCTCGTGTTCTGAAAGGAGTGATGCGTGTGGGAAGCCTCGCTAAAGGTCTTCTTCTGCGCGGTGACCGCAACGTCCAACTCATCCTTCTTGCGGCCAGGAAACCAACTGTATTGTTGCTGAAAAACGTCGCGGAACAGCTGCCCAAACAACTAGCG AGCTTTTCTGAAGATCAGTATGAGGTGCAGGTGCACACTGAAGAATCCAGCATCATCATTTTATCAAGCAAGGAACCAAAAATGCAGGTCACCATCTCTCTAACGTCACCAGTGATGCGTGAAGACCCCGCCCCCAACATGGAGAAAG TTCCAGAAAAGGACCCTCCAGATGTTCTCAACAGGACCAAGTGCCTCGAGTATCTAGCGGCTCTCCGTCATGCTAAATGGTTTCAG GCTCGGGCTAACGGTCTTCAGTCCTGTGTGATCATTATTCGCATTCTGCGTGACCTGTGTCAACGTGTACCTACCTGGGGCAAGATGCCTGACTGG GCCATGGAGCTGTTGGTAGAAAAGGCCATTAGCAGTGCGTCAGGACCCCTCAGTCCTGGAGAAGCTCTGCGGAGAGTTCTGGAATCCATCGCCACTGGAATCCTCCTACCAG ATGGTCCTGGTCTTCTTGACCCTTGTGAGAAAGGTCAAACAGATGTTCTGGGGAGCTTGTCGGAACAATCCAGAGAGGATGTGACCATGAGTGCCCAG CACGCATTGCGACTGCTGGCCTTCCGTCAAATCCACGAAGTTCTCGGGATGGGCTCCTTACCCGTCTCCAAATCTGGAGCTCGAAACCGCAAGAGACGAAGAGAAGGCAGTGACAACGGAGAGGGAGAAGGCGaagcaaaaaaagacaaaaaggaagATTCTCAAAATGCTTGA